Below is a window of Agathobacter rectalis ATCC 33656 DNA.
GAAGCAATACTTGAGGTGCTTCCGGGCAACAACTGTGGTGGCTGTGGATATGCCGGATGCTCCGGACTTGCTGCCGCCATTGCAAAGGGAGAGGCACCGGTAGGACAGTGTCCTGTAGGTGGAGACCCTGTTGCGGCAAAGGTCAGCGAGATTATGGGTGTAAAGGTTGAGGCCGGAGTAAAGAAGGTTGCATTTGTAAAGTGCGCCGGCACCTGTGATAAAGCAAATACAGACTACGACTACACAGGAGTAGAGGATTGTGTTGCAATGTCATTTGTACCGGGCGGCGGACCTAAGTCATGTAATTATGGTTGCCTTGGCTATGGAAGCTGTGTGAAGGCATGTCCTTTTGATTCAATCCATGTGGTTGACGGAGTTGCATGTGTCAATCCGCTTACATGCAAGGCCTGCGGCAAGTGCGTAGAGGCTTGTCCAAAGCACCTCATCGAGCTTATTCCATATGACACAAAGCA
It encodes the following:
- a CDS encoding RnfABCDGE type electron transport complex subunit B produces the protein MNVTAIIIAALVVGAVGIILGFFLGISGEKFKVEVDPREEAILEVLPGNNCGGCGYAGCSGLAAAIAKGEAPVGQCPVGGDPVAAKVSEIMGVKVEAGVKKVAFVKCAGTCDKANTDYDYTGVEDCVAMSFVPGGGPKSCNYGCLGYGSCVKACPFDSIHVVDGVACVNPLTCKACGKCVEACPKHLIELIPYDTKHVVKCSSKDKGKDVMKACSVGCIGCHLCEKNCPSDAVHVVDNVAYIDQEKCTGCGICAEKCPKKIIL